In Molothrus aeneus isolate 106 chromosome 4, BPBGC_Maene_1.0, whole genome shotgun sequence, the following are encoded in one genomic region:
- the C4H4orf19 gene encoding uncharacterized protein C4orf19 homolog isoform X1: MKKPLAKCFSLAEPRHLKQIFEAVDGVQLERLRKIQMGCRCCKMIQSYIFAPEEVQSSGCIHEVNSYKHNEQGSNKSKFKENGENEEPKNELQQDEINKTESKNPVNITTETLWNHRGNDSQEDGLVKCAAKLDVADNGGNSCAQHSMLNPNTSPVKESSEKGTSSQSEASPASNRDFYTESNRSGQELDLETGSQSKAASNVPNSIPDSQSAGDSIFLKGNSILETENNTIRLPDIDYPQNGNQTGNCVEKDSFSVNCTHSDQNTGTSAIQDQDLHAIPPWPVKESSIEPFKTDSASLSESLTGGITAVAVTKVPQAPSHTNHKDVSGGIEEEDAEVAAALAALEAATAGEDVEDDDEY, encoded by the exons attaaggAAAATCCAGATGGGGTGCAGGTGCTGCAAAATGATACAAAG CTATATCTTTGCTCCAGAAGAGGTACAATCATCTGGATGCATTCATGAAGTAAACAGCTATAAACACAATGAACAAGGCAGCAATAAATCAAAATTCAAAGAGAACGGTGAAAATGAAGAACCCAAAAATGAACTCCAGCAGGATGAgataaacaaaacagaaagtaaaaatCCAGTAAATATTACAACAGAAACTCTCTGGAATCACAGAGGCAATGATTCTCAAGAGGATGGCCTTGTGAAGTGTGCCGCAAAGCTTGATGTTGCAGACAACGGTGGCAattcctgtgctcagcactccATGCTCAACCCCAACACAAGCCCAGTGAAAGAATCCAGTGAAAAGGGAACCTCCAGCCAGTCAGAGGCTTCTCCAGCCAGCAACAGAGACTTCTACACCGAGTCAAATAGGTCTGGACAAGAGCTTGACCTAGAGACAGGCAGTCAGAGTAAGGCCGCCAGCAATGTGCCTAACAGTATTCCAGACTCCCAGTCTGCAGGAGACAGCATCTTTCTCAAAGGAAACTCAATactggaaacagaaaacaatacCATAAGACTGCCAGATATTGATTATCCCCAAAATGGCAATCAAACTGGGAACTGTGTTGAAAAAGACAGCTTTTCAGTAAACTGCACACATTCAGACCAAAACACTGGTACTTCAGCAATACAGGACCAGGACCTTCATGCAATCCCACCCTGGCCTGTGAAAGAGAGCAGTATTGAACCTTTTAAAACAGACTCTGCAAGTTTGAGTGAGAGCCTTACTGGCGGCATCACTGCAGTGGCTGTTACCAAAGTCCCACAGGCACCTTCACACACCAACCATAAAGATGTCAGTGGAGGAATTGAGGAGGAAGATGCAGAagttgcagcagctctggctgcactgGAAGCTGCAACAGCAGGAGAAGATGTGGAAGATGATGATGAGTACTAG
- the C4H4orf19 gene encoding uncharacterized protein C4orf19 homolog isoform X2, translating into MCLCSPTPVALINHHKSYIFAPEEVQSSGCIHEVNSYKHNEQGSNKSKFKENGENEEPKNELQQDEINKTESKNPVNITTETLWNHRGNDSQEDGLVKCAAKLDVADNGGNSCAQHSMLNPNTSPVKESSEKGTSSQSEASPASNRDFYTESNRSGQELDLETGSQSKAASNVPNSIPDSQSAGDSIFLKGNSILETENNTIRLPDIDYPQNGNQTGNCVEKDSFSVNCTHSDQNTGTSAIQDQDLHAIPPWPVKESSIEPFKTDSASLSESLTGGITAVAVTKVPQAPSHTNHKDVSGGIEEEDAEVAAALAALEAATAGEDVEDDDEY; encoded by the exons ATGTGTCTGTGCTCCCCCACACCTGTTGCTTTAATTAACCACCATAAAAG CTATATCTTTGCTCCAGAAGAGGTACAATCATCTGGATGCATTCATGAAGTAAACAGCTATAAACACAATGAACAAGGCAGCAATAAATCAAAATTCAAAGAGAACGGTGAAAATGAAGAACCCAAAAATGAACTCCAGCAGGATGAgataaacaaaacagaaagtaaaaatCCAGTAAATATTACAACAGAAACTCTCTGGAATCACAGAGGCAATGATTCTCAAGAGGATGGCCTTGTGAAGTGTGCCGCAAAGCTTGATGTTGCAGACAACGGTGGCAattcctgtgctcagcactccATGCTCAACCCCAACACAAGCCCAGTGAAAGAATCCAGTGAAAAGGGAACCTCCAGCCAGTCAGAGGCTTCTCCAGCCAGCAACAGAGACTTCTACACCGAGTCAAATAGGTCTGGACAAGAGCTTGACCTAGAGACAGGCAGTCAGAGTAAGGCCGCCAGCAATGTGCCTAACAGTATTCCAGACTCCCAGTCTGCAGGAGACAGCATCTTTCTCAAAGGAAACTCAATactggaaacagaaaacaatacCATAAGACTGCCAGATATTGATTATCCCCAAAATGGCAATCAAACTGGGAACTGTGTTGAAAAAGACAGCTTTTCAGTAAACTGCACACATTCAGACCAAAACACTGGTACTTCAGCAATACAGGACCAGGACCTTCATGCAATCCCACCCTGGCCTGTGAAAGAGAGCAGTATTGAACCTTTTAAAACAGACTCTGCAAGTTTGAGTGAGAGCCTTACTGGCGGCATCACTGCAGTGGCTGTTACCAAAGTCCCACAGGCACCTTCACACACCAACCATAAAGATGTCAGTGGAGGAATTGAGGAGGAAGATGCAGAagttgcagcagctctggctgcactgGAAGCTGCAACAGCAGGAGAAGATGTGGAAGATGATGATGAGTACTAG